One part of the Saprospiraceae bacterium genome encodes these proteins:
- a CDS encoding ABC transporter permease, with protein sequence MFKNDFKIAFRNLLKNKTYSLINIFGLTIGTLSCLYIMLYVGDQYSYDKHHPQAENIYRITSTLQLPGDKHINSTVSPPTAPAMKRDFPEVIQYTRVVPSLGVSQYILHYNERSVTEKSAVFVDSTFFNVFAFHFTRGNGQKALLDPYTVVLSKSLSDKLFGDEDPLGKQIELEYSYDKGIYTVQGVIDNSLGKSHLNANMYITMNGGGMGGYARTNESWAGNNFAYSYIKLLPNSDVVALEEKLPAFLSKYGQEQLKALGMEKQLHLQEVTGIHTTKGYENELDKIANPSFLKILMLIAAMIQIIACINFMNLSTARSTNRAKEVGIRKVIGARKYQLISQFLFESILLSFLGVMIALPILWLAVPYLNEITQSEISMPYLSDYRMWSMVFGLIVLTGIIAGSYPAFYLSAFEAIKVIKGNFTSHISALNIRRSLVIIQFTLSIVLIASIIVIYSQLNYIKLKDLGFDPNQKLVFTLHTNETVSKSKVFADDLRSLADIKAVSRTGYYLSQAILNDWTFYLSGGTMASGQVANFMQTDQYVTQANGIKIISGRDFRLNDSGKVLINETMAHRLGINIESAQGTFLYSSQGNEQEVIKYEIAGIMKDFNFNSLHEDVKPILFMFNDHDPYLTNITISTQTSNYKSLLAQMETIWKKNYPSIPFEYSFLDAEVQKMYESEITLSRIINSFTGIAIFISCLGLFGLATFSAENRKKEIGIRKVLGAKVSGIATLLSKDFVVLVFIAILVATPIAWWVMNKWLQSFSYRVDIKWWMFAMAGIIAAIIALVTVSFQAIKAAIANPVKSLRTE encoded by the coding sequence ATGTTTAAAAACGATTTCAAAATTGCATTCCGCAATCTATTAAAAAATAAGACCTATAGTTTGATCAATATATTTGGTCTTACCATTGGCACTTTGAGTTGTCTGTATATCATGCTCTATGTAGGAGATCAATATAGTTATGACAAGCACCATCCTCAGGCTGAAAATATATACCGGATTACTTCCACTTTGCAATTGCCAGGGGATAAGCATATTAATTCAACCGTATCTCCACCTACTGCACCGGCTATGAAAAGAGATTTTCCAGAGGTGATACAGTATACCCGGGTTGTACCTTCTTTAGGTGTTTCTCAATACATTTTACATTATAATGAAAGATCGGTGACCGAAAAATCAGCGGTGTTCGTTGACTCTACTTTTTTCAATGTATTTGCTTTTCATTTTACAAGAGGAAATGGTCAAAAGGCGCTTTTAGACCCTTATACCGTTGTATTGAGTAAATCATTATCAGATAAATTATTTGGTGATGAAGATCCATTGGGCAAACAAATAGAACTGGAATACTCTTATGATAAAGGTATATACACCGTACAAGGAGTCATTGATAATAGCTTGGGTAAGTCACATCTTAATGCCAATATGTATATCACAATGAATGGCGGTGGTATGGGAGGTTATGCGCGCACCAACGAATCCTGGGCCGGAAATAATTTTGCTTATTCTTATATAAAATTATTGCCTAATTCTGATGTAGTAGCTCTGGAAGAAAAGCTTCCAGCTTTTTTATCTAAATACGGGCAAGAGCAACTAAAAGCCCTAGGTATGGAAAAGCAACTTCACCTGCAGGAGGTAACTGGAATACATACGACAAAGGGATATGAAAATGAATTGGATAAAATAGCCAACCCCTCCTTTCTGAAGATTTTGATGTTGATTGCGGCCATGATCCAGATCATCGCATGCATCAATTTTATGAATCTTTCTACAGCAAGATCTACCAACCGGGCAAAAGAGGTAGGAATAAGAAAAGTGATTGGTGCAAGAAAATACCAATTGATCAGCCAATTTCTTTTCGAATCTATTTTATTATCATTTCTTGGCGTTATGATTGCCTTACCAATTTTGTGGCTTGCAGTACCTTATTTAAACGAAATTACACAGTCCGAAATTTCGATGCCTTATTTGTCAGATTATAGAATGTGGTCGATGGTGTTTGGATTAATAGTCCTTACAGGTATAATAGCTGGCAGTTACCCTGCATTTTATCTTTCAGCTTTTGAGGCAATCAAAGTGATAAAAGGAAATTTTACAAGTCATATTTCTGCACTTAATATTCGTAGATCTTTAGTCATAATTCAGTTTACCTTATCTATTGTATTGATTGCATCTATCATTGTAATCTATAGTCAACTCAATTATATCAAGCTTAAGGATCTCGGGTTTGACCCAAATCAGAAACTTGTATTTACATTACATACCAATGAGACGGTGAGTAAAAGTAAAGTATTTGCTGATGATCTGCGTAGCTTAGCAGATATCAAAGCTGTAAGCAGAACGGGATATTACCTTAGTCAGGCCATCCTTAATGATTGGACCTTTTATCTTTCTGGAGGTACCATGGCTAGTGGCCAAGTAGCCAATTTCATGCAGACTGACCAATATGTAACTCAAGCCAATGGAATAAAAATAATTAGTGGGAGAGATTTTAGGCTAAATGATTCTGGTAAAGTTTTGATTAACGAAACGATGGCGCATCGTTTAGGAATTAATATTGAATCAGCGCAGGGGACTTTCTTGTACTCAAGCCAGGGTAATGAGCAAGAAGTTATTAAATATGAGATCGCAGGTATCATGAAGGATTTTAACTTTAATTCTTTGCACGAGGATGTAAAACCTATATTGTTCATGTTTAATGACCATGATCCTTATTTAACAAATATTACAATTAGTACTCAAACATCTAATTATAAATCTTTATTGGCACAGATGGAAACCATTTGGAAGAAAAACTATCCGTCTATACCTTTTGAATATAGTTTTTTGGATGCAGAAGTGCAAAAAATGTACGAATCGGAAATTACGCTTTCCCGCATTATTAATTCATTTACAGGCATTGCAATTTTTATTTCATGCCTTGGTTTATTTGGATTAGCTACATTTAGTGCGGAAAACAGGAAGAAGGAAATTGGAATCCGAAAAGTATTGGGCGCTAAAGTAAGTGGCATTGCCACATTGCTTTCTAAAGATTTTGTTGTATTAGTGTTCATTGCCATTCTTGTTGCCACTCCTATTGCCTGGTGGGTCATGAATAAATGGTTGCAATCATTTTCTTATCGGGTAGATATAAAGTGGTGGATGTTTGCTATGGCCGGTATTATTGCGGCGATTATTGCTTTGGTCACAGTGAGTTTCCAAGCCATCAAAGCGGCCATAGCTAATCCGGTGAAGAGCTTACGAACAGAGTGA
- a CDS encoding ABC transporter permease, whose protein sequence is MLKNLYSISTRHLFKNKVFSLINLSGLTIGLALFVLIIKWVQYEYSYNDFHVDGDRIASIQTNKSFTNGEIATFPAVPSALSTALMRDFPEVQYASTTSWGDQRQFSINDKEFVEYGLYVSPEFLKVFSFPLIRGDADQALGEPNTIIISEKLARKYFGEEDPMGRSVLIERDKSYKITGVTKDIPANATLTFDFLMPVQDYFRDYDWVKESWDNSNVRAYVKLHPNVDRLALESKLRTYLHNKSEQQLNSDLILWDLKDWYLRLDFKNGQYAGGGRIVYVRLFLIIAFFVLFLACINFMNLSTAQATQRAKEVGVRKAIGASRYSLIKQFMAESVFLALLAGALAILLVQLVLPGFNSFLRKDISIDLGDLQQMFYYGCIILITGIIAGSYPALVLSAFRPIAVLKSAFVQATVSTGMIRKSLVVTQFVVSIMLIISTLLISQQIDFIKKKNLGFNVNQLVWFPNNIPLEKCGLAMEQMKRIPGVAHAAQASVTFSMANNRTSDVSWPGKAEGNDVFFNLIASSHELVETMGLSIKEGRSFSQKFAQDTGAFILNEEAVIKMGLVDPIGKTISTPGGSGKIVGIVKDFHMESLHNPISPVLITCRPDWTWLMYCRLSGNDVQSTLKEIESVYHQFAPGFIFDFNFQDKEYERLYRSETQVGTLVKWFAGFAIFISCLGLLGLTLFTIERKAKEIGIRKVLGATLNNITNMLTSEFLGLIFISLMIASPVAYYLMTKWLGGFAYRIDIEWWIFALAGSITIGISVFTILIQAVKAAMANPVKALRSE, encoded by the coding sequence ATGCTTAAAAATTTATACTCCATCTCTACACGCCACCTGTTTAAGAACAAAGTATTTTCTTTAATCAATCTGTCTGGTTTGACAATAGGGCTGGCTTTGTTTGTACTGATTATTAAATGGGTGCAGTATGAATACAGTTATAATGATTTTCATGTGGACGGCGACAGAATAGCATCGATTCAAACCAATAAATCTTTTACCAATGGCGAGATAGCTACTTTTCCAGCGGTTCCATCAGCCTTAAGTACAGCCTTGATGCGTGACTTTCCTGAGGTTCAATATGCCAGTACGACTTCCTGGGGCGACCAAAGACAGTTTTCGATCAATGACAAAGAGTTTGTTGAATATGGATTATATGTAAGCCCTGAGTTTTTAAAGGTTTTTTCTTTCCCTTTGATTCGAGGGGATGCAGACCAGGCTTTGGGTGAACCAAACACCATCATAATTAGTGAAAAGTTGGCCAGAAAATATTTTGGTGAGGAGGACCCAATGGGCCGTTCAGTATTGATTGAAAGGGATAAATCGTATAAAATAACAGGGGTTACTAAAGATATTCCAGCTAATGCCACTTTGACTTTTGATTTTTTAATGCCTGTTCAGGATTATTTTCGGGATTATGATTGGGTGAAGGAAAGTTGGGACAATAGTAATGTGAGAGCTTATGTAAAACTTCATCCCAATGTCGATAGGCTGGCGCTTGAATCTAAATTGCGAACCTATCTGCACAATAAATCAGAACAACAATTAAATTCTGACCTGATACTTTGGGATTTGAAAGATTGGTATTTGCGCCTTGATTTTAAAAATGGCCAATATGCAGGTGGTGGTAGAATCGTATATGTGCGACTATTTCTGATTATTGCTTTTTTTGTTCTGTTCCTGGCATGTATTAATTTTATGAATTTATCTACTGCTCAAGCCACACAAAGAGCCAAAGAAGTCGGAGTGAGGAAAGCGATAGGGGCAAGCAGATATTCATTGATCAAACAATTCATGGCGGAGTCTGTTTTTTTGGCCTTATTGGCTGGTGCCTTGGCCATCTTATTAGTACAATTGGTATTGCCTGGTTTCAATTCATTTCTGAGAAAAGATATTAGCATTGATTTGGGTGATTTGCAGCAGATGTTTTATTATGGGTGCATCATTTTAATTACGGGTATCATAGCCGGCAGTTATCCCGCCTTGGTATTGTCTGCGTTTCGTCCGATAGCAGTACTTAAATCTGCTTTTGTCCAAGCCACTGTCAGTACGGGTATGATCAGGAAGTCCCTGGTTGTCACTCAATTTGTAGTTTCAATCATGTTGATCATCAGCACCCTGTTGATTAGTCAGCAAATTGATTTTATCAAAAAGAAAAATCTTGGATTTAATGTCAATCAATTGGTGTGGTTCCCAAATAATATTCCGTTAGAAAAATGTGGTTTGGCTATGGAACAAATGAAAAGGATACCTGGAGTGGCACATGCAGCACAAGCATCTGTCACCTTTTCCATGGCAAACAATCGAACATCAGATGTGAGCTGGCCCGGAAAAGCTGAGGGCAATGATGTATTCTTTAATTTGATAGCCAGTAGTCATGAATTGGTTGAGACAATGGGTTTGTCCATCAAGGAAGGTCGATCTTTTTCACAAAAATTTGCTCAGGATACGGGCGCCTTTATTTTGAACGAAGAAGCAGTAATAAAAATGGGCCTTGTGGACCCCATAGGGAAAACAATCAGTACCCCGGGAGGTAGTGGTAAAATAGTTGGCATCGTAAAAGATTTTCATATGGAGTCCTTGCACAATCCGATCAGTCCAGTGCTCATCACCTGCAGGCCCGATTGGACCTGGCTGATGTATTGCAGGTTAAGTGGTAATGATGTGCAAAGCACACTCAAAGAAATCGAGTCAGTCTATCATCAGTTTGCACCTGGATTTATATTTGATTTTAATTTTCAGGACAAAGAATATGAAAGACTGTACAGGAGTGAGACCCAGGTTGGCACGCTGGTCAAATGGTTTGCAGGGTTTGCCATATTTATTTCATGCCTCGGATTGTTGGGTCTTACTTTATTTACCATAGAGAGAAAGGCTAAAGAAATCGGCATTCGAAAAGTATTAGGCGCGACCCTCAACAATATCACTAATATGCTTACTAGTGAATTTTTGGGTTTGATCTTTATATCCCTGATGATAGCTTCTCCTGTCGCGTATTATTTAATGACTAAATGGTTGGGAGGATTTGCTTACCGGATTGATATTGAGTGGTGGATATTTGCTTTGGCGGGCTCCATTACCATTGGTATTTCTGTGTTTACGATCCTGATTCAAGCCGTCAAGGCGGCGATGGCTAATCCGGTAAAGGCGTTGAGAAGTGAGTAG
- a CDS encoding T9SS type A sorting domain-containing protein produces MSPIPYSSPSLRAFVLSVLVVSVGLIQSNSGYAQKQLDFNYTGRVQLWTVPSCVQKIKVEVWGAQGGGSYECDENGPSVLQDDGGLGGYANGILDVMDGQVLYLFVGGKGKPGANGSFEGGWNGGGDGGNYGGGGGGASDIRTILHDLDSRKIVGGGGGGGNSGHPDHGTGGAGGGLIGQTGISLSVFSPGGGGGSQVAGGLKGYLPSFDGMWAVGGGAGSGEDQFHIAGGGGGWYGGGSAYASGGGGGSSNVWYVSDSSSVAGIRSGNGMIRISLLETDQCVACEVQCKSNINISMPVSECYRVIRPEEILSKVNSECTTFGYDVSISYPYGTSTLNGNDVDRSHLGQTLVFRVSDGAGHNCWGNFRIEDKAAPVTACNGTQYISCYQMNRLLDTHTQAVDNCSSKSNVAITKVTFTDFGCDDPAYLGRVYRTIVASDTWGNSTFCSDTLYISKDSIEETQAPDLISLNCKVTCRTIADESIPDQPDYEDILFSSNASDPTYPSPELLMKLQKQDTLLGGKKCLPEYLHTVPYLFDSVLVYDEGEFIKIWQQIDQYPTHNTFCKIEVSYTDKMVPLCGDGSSFKIRREWLINDWCTGEEKTFVQYIEVIDHTPPLLFMPNGGVNPRDDRLYYRAFTEVHSCVATVNLQQLVVIDCSKEIKQTFTSSYTDPANASKVIVQSGNLPGRITLPAVQGVYGVRCHDIFVTLTDACYNKRDTMIQVCVIDETPPEVLAIEDTKVTVDPATCWSRIYARDLDNGSRDNCCDVLHFAIADMDSIVAARKYVYDAIIAQCGIGDYHATKEYYDFYIEDYVSSYIFKDYLDLTACKQYQIVLRVWEACGIPRFDPHIWPCSEHQWYMYNVGYPRSHYRADHNLNYGFSRNANYAKFKAPKDCNWRYPLIFCDPLLKDWFALAGLDDYETYYIGAGAKELCNFSFYWPRLGNMAGSFSGSGIAPGNTCSRMLWKDAMVMVTVEDKTPPVAQDPPDLFWYCDNVSTTESNKYEYAECKDHDYATDNAKDGTCIDSKGNPYNEIECVIENDNILTDAKDGLGKSFGWYGCNVYAVTHEDEHGTSIPCSSGKGSWAPVYCRSWLCLDANDQAGQVEASTAFYTPRLHSGPLDSIDAGAGRFWIWDNCAIDASSLTVKDESYVDKCSNGWLLRTWTAKDQCGNEVSVNQKIVTSHRSDFEVVFPADRLTYCDADGDLSPDVSGRPQISDDECEQVGVTYTDEIFDIGAAGGNPEQGLGIVPDACYKIIRTWKVIDWCKYDPNNHATDPDIIVDDRLVADTASRACVYRNIKDNGDGYMSYVQIIKVIDTIAPVITTRDTVFCIDDLTCTKSDINVLFQAVDNCTTSDQFQYRWELDVNPTSSDLTNKSYNKNSIYTRSGPGVKQLTLTQPIGVSLVHVIVSDRCGNEDTSTFVLTVKDCKRPTPYCYNGIVTVIMPSTGAITVWAKDLDAGSSDNCTLKQNLRFSFSEDSTEVNKVFTCDDVSGGISQAHFVNIYVWDAAGLYDHCQTYILLQDGSGNACLDGFRPISQPASLHQQDKSKPTELISGFPASQGNLAGFTLLQNRPNPFNVSTLIEFGLPQSSPYILTITDITGRVIKTLKGSGQKGFNQVKLDGASLRGSGVYYYSLSSNGQVAIKKMIITN; encoded by the coding sequence ATGTCTCCAATACCGTATAGTAGTCCATCGCTGCGAGCATTCGTTTTAAGTGTTCTTGTTGTTTCGGTGGGTTTGATTCAGAGTAATTCAGGTTATGCTCAAAAGCAACTCGATTTCAATTATACCGGCAGGGTACAGTTGTGGACGGTACCTAGTTGTGTACAAAAAATAAAAGTAGAAGTGTGGGGAGCACAAGGAGGTGGCTCTTACGAATGTGATGAAAACGGTCCTTCCGTATTACAAGACGATGGAGGTCTCGGCGGCTACGCCAACGGTATATTGGATGTTATGGATGGTCAAGTATTATATCTATTCGTTGGAGGGAAAGGTAAGCCAGGCGCAAATGGATCTTTTGAAGGAGGCTGGAATGGTGGCGGAGATGGTGGCAACTATGGAGGTGGCGGCGGCGGTGCTTCAGACATCCGCACGATATTACATGATCTTGATTCCAGAAAGATAGTCGGTGGCGGTGGTGGCGGTGGCAATTCAGGTCACCCTGATCATGGAACCGGAGGAGCTGGAGGTGGCTTAATTGGTCAGACTGGCATTAGCTTATCCGTATTTTCACCGGGCGGCGGCGGCGGTAGCCAGGTAGCCGGTGGTCTAAAAGGATATTTGCCATCTTTTGATGGAATGTGGGCAGTCGGTGGCGGAGCTGGAAGTGGAGAAGATCAGTTTCATATAGCCGGCGGCGGCGGTGGCTGGTATGGGGGTGGCAGTGCCTATGCTTCTGGTGGAGGTGGAGGATCCTCCAATGTATGGTATGTATCCGATTCGAGTAGCGTAGCTGGTATCAGGAGTGGCAATGGCATGATCAGGATATCCTTGTTGGAGACGGATCAATGTGTCGCCTGCGAAGTTCAGTGTAAAAGCAATATTAATATCTCGATGCCTGTGAGTGAATGTTACAGGGTGATCAGACCAGAAGAGATATTATCCAAAGTAAATAGTGAGTGTACCACGTTTGGGTACGATGTATCTATATCCTATCCCTATGGCACTTCGACTTTAAATGGCAATGATGTTGATCGTTCGCATCTCGGTCAGACGCTGGTATTCAGGGTCAGTGACGGAGCAGGCCATAATTGTTGGGGCAATTTTAGAATAGAAGACAAGGCGGCTCCGGTGACCGCATGCAATGGTACTCAATACATCTCCTGTTATCAAATGAACAGACTTCTGGATACCCATACCCAGGCTGTCGACAATTGTTCTTCCAAAAGCAATGTAGCCATCACTAAAGTGACCTTTACAGATTTTGGCTGTGATGATCCGGCTTATTTAGGCAGGGTGTATCGCACGATCGTAGCCAGTGATACCTGGGGCAATTCAACATTCTGCTCTGATACCTTATATATTAGCAAAGACTCCATTGAGGAGACCCAGGCCCCTGACCTGATCAGTTTAAATTGTAAGGTAACCTGCCGTACCATCGCAGATGAAAGCATTCCAGATCAGCCTGATTATGAAGATATTCTGTTTTCCAGCAATGCTTCTGATCCTACTTATCCAAGTCCAGAGCTGCTGATGAAACTTCAAAAGCAAGATACCCTGCTGGGTGGAAAAAAATGTTTACCAGAATACCTTCATACCGTACCATATTTATTTGACAGTGTATTAGTATATGACGAAGGCGAATTTATCAAAATATGGCAGCAAATCGATCAATATCCTACCCACAATACCTTTTGTAAGATAGAAGTGAGTTATACGGATAAGATGGTGCCACTGTGCGGCGATGGCTCCAGTTTTAAGATTAGAAGAGAATGGTTGATCAATGACTGGTGCACCGGAGAAGAAAAGACCTTTGTCCAATATATTGAAGTGATCGACCATACTCCACCATTATTATTTATGCCCAATGGAGGTGTCAATCCTCGGGATGATCGGTTGTATTATAGAGCATTTACAGAAGTGCATTCTTGTGTCGCGACGGTAAATCTTCAACAGTTGGTAGTGATAGACTGTAGCAAAGAAATCAAGCAGACCTTCACTTCTTCTTACACCGATCCTGCCAACGCAAGTAAAGTCATCGTGCAAAGTGGCAATCTTCCTGGAAGGATCACCTTACCGGCAGTGCAGGGAGTATATGGAGTACGATGTCATGACATTTTCGTGACCTTGACCGATGCGTGTTACAATAAAAGAGATACCATGATCCAGGTATGTGTGATCGACGAAACGCCGCCTGAAGTCCTGGCTATAGAAGATACCAAAGTGACGGTCGACCCTGCTACGTGTTGGTCCCGGATCTATGCGCGGGATCTGGATAATGGAAGCAGAGATAATTGTTGTGATGTCCTTCATTTTGCGATAGCTGACATGGATTCTATTGTTGCAGCCCGCAAGTATGTGTATGATGCGATCATCGCCCAGTGCGGCATCGGGGACTATCATGCGACAAAAGAGTATTATGATTTTTACATCGAGGACTATGTGAGTTCTTATATATTCAAGGACTATCTCGATCTGACCGCCTGCAAACAGTATCAGATTGTACTCAGAGTATGGGAGGCCTGCGGTATCCCCCGCTTTGATCCGCATATCTGGCCTTGTTCAGAACATCAGTGGTATATGTATAATGTAGGCTATCCACGCAGCCATTATCGTGCAGATCATAACCTCAATTATGGATTTTCAAGGAATGCCAACTATGCCAAGTTTAAAGCACCAAAGGATTGCAATTGGCGCTATCCATTGATATTCTGTGACCCATTATTAAAAGATTGGTTTGCATTAGCAGGGCTGGATGATTACGAGACATATTATATCGGCGCTGGAGCCAAAGAATTGTGCAATTTCAGTTTTTATTGGCCGAGATTGGGCAATATGGCAGGTAGTTTTAGTGGATCTGGTATCGCTCCGGGCAATACCTGTTCCAGGATGTTGTGGAAAGATGCCATGGTGATGGTGACCGTCGAAGACAAAACACCCCCGGTGGCACAGGATCCACCAGATTTGTTTTGGTATTGTGATAATGTATCGACTACTGAATCGAATAAATACGAGTATGCGGAGTGCAAAGACCACGATTATGCTACTGATAATGCCAAAGACGGTACTTGTATAGATAGCAAAGGCAATCCATATAACGAAATAGAATGTGTCATCGAAAACGACAATATACTTACAGATGCCAAAGATGGGCTAGGCAAATCTTTTGGATGGTATGGTTGCAATGTATATGCAGTCACCCATGAAGACGAACACGGTACCAGTATTCCTTGTTCATCTGGAAAAGGCTCCTGGGCACCGGTATATTGCAGAAGCTGGTTATGCCTCGATGCCAATGATCAGGCTGGTCAGGTAGAAGCTAGCACAGCCTTTTATACACCAAGATTACACAGCGGTCCATTAGATAGTATAGACGCCGGAGCAGGCAGATTCTGGATCTGGGACAATTGTGCTATCGACGCCTCTAGTCTTACTGTCAAAGATGAGTCCTATGTAGATAAATGTAGCAATGGATGGCTGCTGAGGACCTGGACAGCAAAAGATCAGTGTGGCAATGAAGTATCAGTCAATCAAAAAATAGTCACTAGCCATCGATCCGATTTTGAAGTGGTGTTCCCTGCAGACAGGCTTACCTATTGTGATGCAGATGGTGATCTATCGCCGGATGTGTCCGGTAGGCCTCAGATCTCAGACGATGAATGTGAGCAAGTTGGAGTGACTTATACCGATGAAATATTTGATATTGGAGCCGCAGGCGGAAATCCCGAGCAGGGCCTCGGGATAGTGCCAGATGCCTGTTATAAAATCATACGTACCTGGAAAGTCATTGATTGGTGCAAGTATGACCCAAACAACCATGCTACAGACCCTGATATCATCGTCGATGATCGACTCGTAGCCGATACGGCTTCGCGTGCCTGTGTGTACAGAAATATCAAAGACAACGGGGATGGATATATGAGTTATGTTCAGATTATTAAAGTCATCGATACGATCGCACCGGTGATCACGACGAGGGATACGGTATTTTGCATTGATGACCTCACCTGCACCAAGTCAGATATTAATGTATTGTTTCAGGCTGTAGATAATTGCACGACTTCTGACCAATTTCAATATCGGTGGGAACTGGATGTCAACCCGACTTCATCTGACCTGACTAATAAATCATACAATAAAAACAGTATCTATACCCGAAGTGGACCAGGTGTAAAACAATTGACCCTGACACAACCTATTGGAGTTTCACTGGTCCATGTCATTGTCAGCGATCGGTGTGGCAATGAAGACACCAGTACCTTTGTTTTGACAGTCAAAGATTGTAAGCGCCCGACTCCTTATTGTTATAATGGTATCGTCACAGTCATCATGCCGAGCACAGGAGCCATCACTGTATGGGCTAAAGACCTGGATGCAGGCAGTTCGGACAATTGTACTTTGAAACAAAATCTCCGATTTAGTTTTTCAGAGGACAGTACAGAAGTTAACAAAGTGTTTACTTGCGATGATGTCTCTGGTGGTATCAGTCAAGCACATTTTGTAAATATATATGTTTGGGATGCTGCAGGCTTGTATGATCATTGTCAGACTTATATACTATTACAAGATGGAAGCGGCAATGCCTGTCTTGATGGATTTAGGCCTATTTCTCAACCTGCTAGTTTACATCAACAAGATAAGTCTAAACCGACTGAATTGATCTCAGGCTTTCCTGCAAGCCAAGGAAATTTAGCAGGATTTACTTTATTACAAAACAGACCCAATCCATTCAATGTCAGTACATTGATTGAATTTGGACTGCCTCAGTCATCACCGTATATATTAACTATCACCGATATCACGGGCAGGGTTATCAAGACCCTCAAAGGATCAGGACAAAAAGGATTCAATCAAGTCAAACTGGACGGAGCTTCGCTTCGTGGATCCGGTGTCTATTATTATTCACTTTCTTCCAATGGTCAGGTGGCCATCAAGAAAATGATCATCACCAATTAA
- a CDS encoding T9SS type A sorting domain-containing protein, whose translation MKSKICTCLLLTAMCSLMVTLGYSQVEIKSPSVIGAAGTISKTNHVTLEWTLGETFVRSNIIQDAWYTEGYHQPILLVKPGSSVDRHPFDIRIFPNPAYQKLFVEIKSAVSEPIKLKLTDLAGRTILFQNAPTTADQIEISMDRVPQGMYFLSVVNDRGIQYGTFKVIKQ comes from the coding sequence ATGAAAAGTAAAATATGTACTTGTTTATTATTAACTGCCATGTGTAGCCTGATGGTGACTTTAGGCTATAGCCAGGTGGAGATAAAATCGCCCTCTGTGATAGGGGCTGCAGGTACCATTAGTAAAACAAATCATGTTACTTTAGAATGGACCTTGGGGGAAACTTTTGTACGAAGCAATATTATTCAGGATGCTTGGTATACTGAAGGGTATCATCAACCCATCTTATTGGTCAAGCCAGGCTCAAGTGTTGATAGACATCCTTTTGATATCCGCATTTTTCCTAATCCTGCATATCAGAAATTATTTGTAGAAATAAAAAGTGCAGTTTCGGAGCCAATCAAATTAAAACTAACTGATCTTGCAGGTAGAACCATTTTATTTCAAAATGCTCCAACCACTGCCGACCAGATCGAAATATCTATGGACAGGGTACCTCAAGGCATGTATTTCCTGTCCGTTGTAAATGATAGAGGTATTCAGTACGGAACATTTAAAGTCATCAAACAATAA